The Chloroflexaceae bacterium genome contains a region encoding:
- a CDS encoding helix-turn-helix domain-containing protein yields MTAEKLQEQPPIEPLLVRVEEAARILSLSRSTIYEMLDSGELPSVRRGAARRIPVAALRAWVERQTKIDL; encoded by the coding sequence ATGACCGCCGAGAAACTGCAGGAGCAACCGCCCATCGAGCCGCTGCTGGTGCGGGTCGAAGAAGCCGCCCGCATCCTGAGCCTGAGCCGTTCGACGATCTACGAGATGCTTGACTCCGGCGAACTGCCGTCGGTCCGGCGCGGCGCCGCCCGGCGCATTCCGGTCGCCGCGCTGCGCGCGTGGGTCGAGCGGCAGACCAAAATCGACCTTTGA